In Calothrix sp. PCC 7507, one DNA window encodes the following:
- a CDS encoding Uma2 family endonuclease, with protein sequence MSLTITDLEQLQTEHPEWQMELVEGKIIVMGPSDYESEEIGDRLITFLNNWVMSRKLGRVTGSSAGFIFPSIEEGNSERRNLRATDVSFVRADRLKKTKRDFAELVPDLMVEIKSKSDRIKPLEEKIQLFLQLGSTVGMLIDPDKLTVTVYRLNQTPEVMQNGDTLTLADLLPGWELAVTELWPPEFE encoded by the coding sequence ATGTCCCTCACCATTACAGACTTAGAGCAGCTACAAACCGAGCATCCAGAATGGCAGATGGAGCTGGTAGAGGGGAAAATCATAGTTATGGGGCCATCAGATTACGAGTCAGAGGAAATTGGCGATCGCCTAATTACCTTCTTGAATAACTGGGTGATGTCGCGCAAACTAGGGCGAGTGACTGGCTCCAGTGCTGGGTTTATTTTTCCAAGTATAGAAGAAGGCAACTCGGAAAGAAGAAACTTACGTGCTACTGACGTGTCTTTTGTGCGGGCTGACAGACTCAAAAAGACTAAGCGCGACTTTGCGGAGTTGGTTCCAGACTTGATGGTTGAGATTAAATCCAAAAGCGACAGAATTAAACCCCTTGAAGAGAAAATTCAACTATTCTTGCAACTTGGCTCTACAGTAGGCATGTTGATTGACCCAGACAAATTAACAGTAACGGTTTACAGACTCAACCAAACCCCAGAAGTGATGCAGAATGGCGACACACTCACCCTAGCAGACTTGTTACCTGGTTGGGAGCTAGCAGTAACAGAACTATGGCCACCTGAGTTTGAATAA
- a CDS encoding Rpn family recombination-promoting nuclease/putative transposase: MKTDVIFYELIKELPQIFFDLIDKPDTNPNIYTFIAPEIKQQSFRLDGLFTTIKGFENEPLYFVELQTYKDEEFYERLFGEIFVYFRQYKPANSDWYAIVIYDRRIHETPPHPRYQALVEQHLRCIYLNELSTSTEDSLGIGIAKLFVETPTKATSLAQQLINQAREDLLDENLQKKVLAFIQAIVFYKFPNLTLEEIEAMLNLDEFINTRLYESILTKTKLKLVPKLTEKGMSIQEIAELLELEVETIRKYLQEQST, from the coding sequence ATGAAAACAGATGTAATTTTTTACGAACTTATCAAGGAACTACCGCAGATATTTTTTGACCTGATTGATAAACCTGATACTAATCCTAATATCTACACATTTATTGCACCGGAAATCAAGCAACAATCATTTCGTTTAGACGGATTATTTACTACTATCAAGGGATTTGAAAATGAACCTTTATACTTTGTAGAATTGCAAACCTACAAAGATGAAGAATTTTACGAGCGCCTTTTTGGGGAAATTTTTGTTTACTTTCGTCAATATAAACCAGCAAACTCAGACTGGTACGCAATTGTTATCTACGATCGCCGCATTCATGAAACCCCACCTCACCCTCGCTATCAGGCTTTAGTAGAACAACATCTCCGCTGTATTTATCTGAATGAACTTTCTACTAGCACTGAAGATTCCTTGGGGATAGGAATTGCTAAACTATTTGTAGAAACGCCTACAAAAGCTACTTCCTTAGCCCAACAGCTAATCAATCAGGCACGAGAAGACTTACTTGATGAAAATCTTCAAAAGAAAGTGCTAGCATTTATCCAAGCTATTGTATTTTATAAGTTCCCCAATCTTACTTTAGAGGAAATTGAAGCGATGCTTAATTTAGATGAATTCATAAATACTCGATTGTACGAGAGTATCTTAACAAAGACAAAATTGAAATTAGTCCCAAAACTTACGGAGAAAGGTATGAGCATCCAAGAAATAGCAGAATTGCTAGAACTAGAGGTTGAAACTATCAGGAAATATCTGCAAGAACAGTCAACTTAA